Proteins encoded by one window of Halomonas sp. Bachu 37:
- the doeA gene encoding ectoine hydrolase DoeA (DoeA (degradation of ectoine A) is also called EutD (ectoine utilization D).), with product MIQVSLPFTREEYASRLWKVRAEMAGRGIDVLIVSDPSNMAWLTGYDGWSFYVHQCVLVGLEGEPVWYGRRMDVNGALRTCWMDADNLTYYPDYYVQNPDMHPMDYLAQSILPDRGWHEGVVGMEMDNYYFSAKAYQSLLRELPHARFMDANSLVNWCRAIKSPQEVAYMRVAAKIVECMHTRILEVIEPGLPKSKLVSEIYRVGIEGWKDEYGKVHGGDYPAIVPMLPTGKDAAAPHLTWDDTPFRQGEGTFFEIAGCYKRYHAPMSRTVYLGKPPRDFIRAESALLEGIENGLAVAKPGNRTADIAMALGAAMDKYGFDRGGARCGYPIGISYPPDWGERTMSLRPSDETILQPGMTFHFMPGLWEEDWGLEITESILITETGCETLADFPRQLFVK from the coding sequence ATGATTCAGGTTTCCCTGCCCTTCACTCGTGAAGAGTATGCCAGCCGCCTGTGGAAAGTGCGTGCTGAAATGGCCGGGCGCGGCATCGACGTACTGATCGTCAGCGACCCCTCCAACATGGCCTGGCTGACCGGCTACGACGGCTGGTCGTTTTATGTTCACCAGTGCGTTCTGGTGGGCCTGGAAGGCGAGCCGGTATGGTACGGCAGGCGGATGGATGTCAACGGGGCATTACGCACCTGCTGGATGGATGCCGACAACCTGACCTACTATCCCGATTACTATGTCCAGAATCCGGACATGCATCCCATGGACTACCTGGCGCAATCGATCCTGCCCGACCGAGGCTGGCACGAAGGTGTGGTGGGCATGGAAATGGACAACTACTACTTTTCGGCCAAGGCCTACCAGAGCCTTCTGCGCGAGCTTCCCCACGCCCGTTTCATGGATGCCAATTCGCTGGTCAACTGGTGCCGGGCGATCAAGTCGCCCCAGGAAGTCGCCTACATGCGGGTGGCGGCGAAGATCGTCGAATGCATGCATACGCGCATTCTGGAAGTGATCGAGCCGGGCCTGCCGAAGAGCAAGCTGGTCTCGGAGATCTACCGGGTGGGCATCGAAGGCTGGAAGGATGAGTATGGCAAGGTTCACGGGGGCGACTATCCCGCCATCGTGCCGATGCTGCCTACCGGCAAGGATGCCGCCGCCCCCCACCTGACCTGGGATGATACGCCGTTTCGCCAGGGCGAGGGCACCTTCTTCGAGATTGCCGGTTGCTACAAGCGCTATCACGCACCGATGTCGCGCACCGTGTATCTGGGCAAGCCGCCCCGCGACTTCATTCGTGCCGAATCGGCACTGCTGGAAGGCATCGAGAACGGTCTGGCGGTGGCCAAGCCCGGCAATCGCACGGCGGATATCGCCATGGCATTGGGTGCGGCGATGGACAAGTACGGCTTCGACCGTGGCGGTGCGCGTTGCGGCTATCCTATCGGTATCTCCTATCCGCCGGACTGGGGCGAGCGCACCATGAGTCTGCGCCCTTCGGACGAGACCATCCTCCAGCCGGGCATGACGTTTCACTTCATGCCCGGCCTGTGGGAGGAAGACTGGGGCCTGGAAATCACCGAGAGCATCCTGATCACCGAGACCGGTTGCGAAACCCTGGCCGATTTTCCGCGCCAGCTATTCGTCAAGTAA
- a CDS encoding cyclodeaminase, protein MQIYQRDAIEAVVTLNLDALAAVEAGFVALGRGDAVQPSILSMAIPEANGEVDVKTAHIRGGERFAIKISPGFFDNPKIGLPSLNGLMLVLSAKTGLVEAVLFDEGYLTAMRTALAGAIAAKHLARRDSRRVAVLGAGEQARLQIQALRLVRDIDTVDVWARRGEAANDYADHLREAGLAVQVHDSVAAACAEADIIVTATPSREPLLHARDLPEGVHVTAMGSDSPEKRELDDSVLTRADAFVCDTRAQSETNGELKGFAGGQPPFKVHELGRVIAAEERLRLSQATITVCDLTGTGVQDTAIADYALQQLA, encoded by the coding sequence GTGCAGATATACCAACGCGATGCCATCGAAGCCGTCGTGACCTTGAACCTCGATGCCCTGGCGGCGGTGGAGGCCGGCTTCGTCGCGCTAGGGCGCGGTGACGCCGTGCAACCGTCGATTCTCTCCATGGCGATACCGGAGGCCAATGGCGAGGTCGACGTCAAGACGGCCCATATCCGGGGGGGCGAGCGTTTCGCCATCAAGATAAGCCCGGGGTTCTTCGATAATCCCAAGATCGGTCTGCCCAGCCTCAACGGCCTGATGCTGGTGCTGTCGGCAAAAACCGGGCTGGTGGAAGCGGTCCTGTTCGATGAAGGCTACCTGACCGCCATGCGTACTGCACTCGCCGGTGCCATTGCCGCCAAGCACCTGGCCCGCCGTGACAGCCGCCGCGTGGCGGTACTGGGCGCAGGGGAACAAGCTCGGTTACAAATCCAGGCCCTGCGCCTGGTGCGTGATATCGACACCGTGGATGTGTGGGCGCGGCGTGGCGAGGCGGCAAACGACTATGCCGATCATCTGCGCGAGGCGGGGCTTGCCGTGCAAGTCCACGATAGCGTGGCGGCTGCCTGTGCCGAGGCGGATATCATCGTCACCGCCACGCCTTCCCGTGAGCCGTTGCTGCACGCCCGTGACCTGCCCGAAGGCGTGCATGTCACCGCCATGGGCTCGGATAGCCCCGAAAAACGCGAACTTGATGATAGCGTGTTGACCCGCGCCGATGCGTTCGTCTGCGATACGCGGGCGCAAAGCGAAACCAACGGCGAGCTCAAGGGATTTGCCGGAGGCCAACCGCCATTCAAGGTGCATGAGCTGGGCCGTGTGATCGCGGCGGAAGAGCGGCTGCGCTTGTCGCAAGCTACCATTACCGTGTGCGATCTCACCGGAACCGGGGTGCAGGATACCGCGATTGCCGACTATGCTTTACAACAGCTGGCGTAA
- a CDS encoding NAD-dependent succinate-semialdehyde dehydrogenase — MTTLSTTLAKRLEDPRLFRQYAYVDGKWTHGNDGREEAVHDPATNEALGHIPLLEDAQITAAVDAAEVAFVHWRALRADERCERLLAWYDLIQANREDLATIMTLEQGKPLPDARGEVEYGASFVRWFAEEGKRTYGETIPSHIPNASLGTIKEPVGIAAMITPWNFPLAMITRKAAAALAAGCPVIVKPANETPFSALALAELAERAGIPAGVFNVVLGEPAAVSKILCAEPRIRALSFTGSTRVGRLLIEQSAHTVKRLSLELGGNAPFIVGPDMDPKEAAYAAVAAKFQTAGQDCLAANRILVHESIHDEFVEQFSERMAALTVGNGLQGEIDLGPLIHRQAVEKAAAIVDDAVSKGATMIGGDQSQAPGDNYFMPVLLTGVTPQMKVWREENFAPVAGVTAYRTDDEAIEMANDTEYGLAAYIYTHDIRRIWKLLRALEYGMVSVNSVKMTGPPVPFGGVKQSGLGREGGATGIDEYLETKYYCLGALGSVSGS; from the coding sequence ATGACCACACTATCGACCACGCTTGCCAAGCGCCTGGAAGACCCGCGGCTGTTCCGGCAATACGCCTATGTGGACGGCAAGTGGACCCACGGGAACGACGGCCGCGAGGAAGCGGTTCATGACCCCGCGACCAACGAGGCCCTGGGCCATATCCCGCTGTTGGAAGATGCACAGATCACCGCCGCGGTGGACGCCGCGGAAGTGGCATTCGTTCACTGGCGAGCACTGCGCGCCGACGAGCGCTGCGAACGCCTGCTGGCCTGGTACGACCTGATCCAGGCCAACCGCGAGGATCTTGCCACCATCATGACCCTTGAGCAGGGCAAGCCGTTGCCCGATGCCCGGGGAGAAGTGGAATACGGCGCCAGCTTCGTGCGCTGGTTCGCCGAAGAGGGCAAACGTACTTACGGCGAGACTATCCCCAGCCATATACCCAATGCCTCGCTTGGCACCATCAAGGAGCCGGTGGGCATCGCGGCGATGATTACCCCATGGAACTTCCCGTTGGCGATGATTACCCGCAAGGCGGCCGCCGCGCTGGCGGCGGGCTGTCCGGTTATCGTCAAGCCCGCCAACGAGACACCATTCTCGGCATTGGCGCTGGCGGAGCTTGCCGAGCGGGCGGGTATTCCCGCAGGCGTCTTCAACGTGGTACTGGGTGAGCCGGCGGCGGTGTCGAAAATTCTCTGTGCCGAACCGCGTATACGGGCACTCTCTTTCACCGGCTCCACCCGTGTGGGCCGCCTGCTGATCGAGCAGAGTGCCCACACCGTCAAGCGGCTTTCGCTCGAGCTGGGCGGCAACGCGCCGTTCATCGTCGGGCCGGACATGGACCCGAAAGAGGCCGCCTACGCGGCGGTGGCGGCCAAGTTCCAGACCGCAGGACAGGACTGCCTGGCCGCCAACCGCATCCTCGTGCACGAATCGATTCACGATGAGTTCGTCGAGCAATTCAGCGAGCGCATGGCGGCGCTCACCGTGGGAAACGGCCTGCAGGGCGAAATCGACCTCGGCCCGCTGATTCACCGCCAGGCGGTGGAAAAAGCCGCCGCGATTGTCGATGACGCGGTATCGAAAGGCGCCACCATGATCGGTGGTGACCAGAGCCAGGCCCCGGGCGACAACTACTTCATGCCGGTGCTGCTGACCGGGGTGACGCCGCAGATGAAGGTGTGGCGGGAAGAGAACTTCGCCCCGGTGGCGGGCGTTACCGCTTACCGGACCGACGACGAGGCGATCGAGATGGCCAATGACACCGAGTACGGTCTGGCCGCGTATATCTACACCCACGATATTCGCCGTATCTGGAAACTGCTGCGGGCGCTTGAGTACGGCATGGTCAGCGTCAACTCGGTGAAGATGACCGGACCGCCGGTACCCTTCGGCGGCGTGAAGCAGTCCGGCCTCGGCCGGGAAGGCGGCGCGACGGGCATCGATGAGTATCTCGAGACCAAGTATTACTGTCTGGGCGCACTGGGTTCCGTGTCTGGCAGCTAG
- a CDS encoding haloacid dehalogenase type II, with the protein MQPVLALDVYGTLIDTQGVTTELERRLAQPEKAPEFARRWRDKQLEYSFRRGLMGAYSAFSECTREALLFTDRALQAGLSENDHDHLMAVYAELPAFDDVAPALDTLRRQKICCVAFSNGTAQAVSQLLERAGLREHMDDIVSVDEIKRFKPDPAVYAHLRSRLDTRPEQTWLVSSNPFDVIGAKHAGVRSAWVRRTPEAPFDPWGIEPDMTVTDLEALAERLLG; encoded by the coding sequence ATGCAACCGGTCCTAGCCTTGGATGTATACGGTACGTTGATCGATACGCAAGGGGTCACGACGGAACTCGAGCGACGCCTGGCACAACCGGAAAAAGCGCCCGAGTTCGCTCGTCGCTGGCGCGACAAGCAGCTCGAATACAGTTTTCGTCGCGGCTTGATGGGCGCCTACAGCGCCTTTTCCGAGTGTACCCGTGAGGCGCTGCTGTTCACCGACAGGGCCCTTCAGGCCGGCCTCAGCGAAAACGACCACGATCACCTGATGGCGGTTTACGCCGAATTGCCGGCCTTCGACGATGTAGCCCCCGCCCTGGATACGTTGCGGCGGCAAAAAATATGCTGTGTGGCATTCTCCAACGGTACTGCGCAAGCGGTAAGCCAGCTGCTGGAGCGGGCCGGGCTCCGGGAGCACATGGACGACATTGTCAGCGTGGATGAGATCAAGCGCTTCAAGCCCGACCCGGCGGTCTATGCGCACTTACGCAGTCGGTTGGATACGCGGCCGGAACAGACCTGGCTGGTATCGAGCAATCCCTTTGACGTCATCGGGGCCAAGCACGCAGGAGTCCGTAGTGCCTGGGTGCGTAGAACGCCCGAGGCGCCTTTCGACCCCTGGGGAATCGAGCCGGACATGACCGTTACCGACCTGGAAGCCC
- the doeB gene encoding N(2)-acetyl-L-2,4-diaminobutanoate deacetylase DoeB: MSEQSSQNQPSQMRPSPIAATVDFDADGVQHGFLKLPISTDESAWGAVMIPVTVVKNGDGPTALLTGGNHGDEYEGITALLKLTTTLKAEDVSGRVIIVPCMNTPAVMAGKRTSPMDKGNLNRSFPGDPNGTVTAQIADYFTRMLVPMTDAVLDLHSGGRTLDILPFGASHVLDDKAQQQAALDGAKAFGAPYAMVMFELDAEKLFDTACERQGKVFVATELGGGGTSTPQSIAITERGVRNFLVHYGLIRGEVEMPEGGQVYLDMPDASCYVQSQHSGVLELLVALGDEVKNGQTIAYVYDMTRSGTEPVAYKAERDGILMARRAPSLINMGDTLAVIADVVDSLDAQ, from the coding sequence ATGAGCGAGCAATCCAGCCAAAATCAGCCCAGCCAGATGCGGCCCAGCCCTATCGCCGCGACCGTCGATTTCGATGCCGACGGTGTCCAGCACGGCTTCCTCAAGTTGCCCATCTCCACCGATGAATCCGCCTGGGGAGCGGTGATGATTCCCGTCACCGTGGTCAAGAACGGCGACGGGCCGACGGCGCTGCTGACCGGCGGCAACCACGGCGATGAGTACGAAGGCATCACTGCGCTGCTCAAGCTGACCACTACGCTGAAGGCGGAGGACGTGTCCGGTCGAGTGATCATCGTGCCGTGCATGAACACCCCCGCGGTAATGGCGGGCAAGCGCACTTCGCCGATGGACAAGGGCAACCTCAACCGCAGCTTTCCCGGTGACCCCAACGGCACGGTAACGGCGCAGATCGCCGATTACTTCACCCGCATGCTGGTGCCCATGACCGATGCGGTGCTCGACCTGCACTCCGGTGGGCGCACCCTGGATATCCTGCCGTTCGGCGCCTCTCACGTGCTGGACGACAAGGCCCAGCAACAAGCGGCGCTGGATGGCGCCAAGGCCTTCGGTGCGCCTTATGCCATGGTGATGTTCGAGCTGGACGCGGAAAAGCTGTTCGATACCGCCTGCGAGCGCCAGGGCAAGGTGTTCGTGGCCACGGAGCTGGGCGGCGGCGGCACCTCGACTCCTCAAAGCATCGCCATCACCGAGCGTGGTGTGCGCAACTTTCTGGTTCACTATGGCTTGATCCGGGGCGAGGTGGAAATGCCCGAGGGCGGCCAGGTGTACCTGGATATGCCCGATGCCAGCTGCTACGTACAAAGCCAGCATTCGGGCGTACTGGAGCTGCTGGTGGCGCTGGGCGACGAAGTGAAAAACGGCCAGACCATTGCCTACGTATACGACATGACCCGCAGCGGCACTGAGCCGGTGGCTTATAAAGCGGAGCGCGACGGTATACTCATGGCCCGCCGCGCGCCTTCATTGATCAACATGGGCGATACGCTGGCGGTCATCGCCGACGTCGTGGATAGCCTGGATGCCCAGTAA
- the eutB gene encoding hydroxyectoine utilization dehydratase EutB, giving the protein MPHELSSPSEAPIHGVTLAEIYHARRRLAGQVTRTPLIRSAALSHRFDAEIFLKLETHQPTGAFKLRGAANMLAALLERDGRGALEHGVTTASTGNHGRAVAYAASRLGLTTIICVSELVPDNKVRAIEALGAEVRRCGNSQDEAFEEVERLVAQGMTAIPPFDHPLVAAGQGTIGLELLEDRPDLDQVIVGLSGGGLLGGIGAALKSIRPNIQVTGVSLSQGAAMWASLQAGRPVEVEEVESLADSLGGGIGRDNRYTLALVREVMDDHYQVSEAAIAQAMVSLLEEEKILVEGAAAVGLAAMVEHSLEVRSRKVALIISGNGASLDTFDRARRLVESD; this is encoded by the coding sequence ATGCCGCATGAGCTGAGTTCGCCAAGCGAAGCGCCTATCCATGGCGTCACCCTTGCCGAAATCTACCACGCCCGGCGGCGTCTCGCCGGGCAGGTAACCCGCACGCCGCTGATCCGTTCAGCGGCGTTATCGCATCGCTTCGATGCCGAGATATTCCTCAAGCTGGAAACCCATCAACCGACCGGCGCCTTCAAGCTGAGAGGCGCCGCCAATATGCTGGCCGCCTTGCTCGAGCGTGACGGACGTGGCGCGCTCGAGCATGGCGTCACCACTGCCTCCACCGGCAACCATGGTCGGGCTGTCGCTTACGCCGCGTCTCGTCTGGGGCTAACGACGATCATCTGCGTTTCCGAACTGGTGCCGGACAACAAGGTGCGCGCCATCGAGGCGCTGGGCGCCGAGGTCAGGCGCTGCGGCAACAGTCAGGATGAAGCCTTCGAGGAAGTGGAGCGCCTGGTCGCGCAAGGCATGACCGCCATTCCGCCATTCGATCATCCTCTGGTGGCGGCGGGGCAGGGAACCATCGGCCTGGAGCTGCTCGAGGATCGGCCCGATCTCGACCAGGTCATCGTGGGGCTGTCCGGCGGCGGTTTGCTGGGCGGTATCGGCGCCGCGCTCAAGTCTATCCGTCCGAACATTCAGGTGACCGGCGTGAGCCTATCCCAAGGCGCGGCGATGTGGGCGAGCCTGCAGGCGGGTCGCCCGGTCGAGGTCGAGGAAGTCGAAAGCCTGGCCGACTCCCTGGGCGGTGGCATCGGCCGCGATAACCGCTACACCCTGGCCCTGGTGCGCGAGGTGATGGACGACCATTACCAGGTTTCGGAAGCGGCGATCGCCCAGGCCATGGTGAGCTTGCTGGAGGAGGAGAAAATACTGGTGGAGGGCGCGGCGGCGGTCGGCCTGGCCGCGATGGTCGAGCATTCGCTGGAGGTTAGGAGCCGCAAGGTGGCGCTGATCATTTCCGGCAATGGCGCATCGCTCGATACCTTCGACCGTGCCCGCCGACTTGTTGAAAGCGACTGA
- a CDS encoding glyoxylate/hydroxypyruvate reductase A, translating into MKILVHIDDATTWQQALASRFPDAEVVTSDAPEERRQGADYLAVWKPPGHLLREQSRLKGIINLGAGVDALLKTPGLPTDVPIVKLRDAGMSELMADFVLYGVLHFQRHFDRYAAQQRNAQWHDIAVRDKKDWAVGVLGLGAIGRDVAIRLSQTGFEVHGWSRSPKQIDGVECHHGDSGLDDLLGRVDTLVTLLPDTDQTRGLIDAERLARLPAGASLINPGRGALVDESALLEALGSGDEPGHLRGALLDVFQQEPLPQDSPLWSHPRVWITPHMAAPTPLKEAINQVEELIRAFEKGEALETVDPAAGY; encoded by the coding sequence ATGAAGATCCTTGTCCATATCGACGATGCCACCACCTGGCAGCAGGCCTTGGCGTCCCGTTTTCCAGATGCCGAGGTCGTCACCAGTGACGCTCCCGAAGAACGCAGGCAAGGTGCCGACTACCTGGCGGTGTGGAAACCCCCAGGCCACTTGCTGCGGGAACAGAGCCGACTCAAGGGCATCATCAACCTGGGCGCCGGTGTGGACGCCCTGCTCAAGACCCCGGGGCTGCCCACCGACGTGCCGATCGTCAAGCTGCGTGATGCGGGGATGTCCGAGCTGATGGCGGATTTCGTGCTGTATGGGGTGCTGCACTTTCAGCGTCACTTCGACCGCTACGCCGCCCAGCAGCGCAACGCCCAGTGGCACGATATCGCCGTGCGGGACAAGAAAGACTGGGCGGTAGGCGTGCTGGGCCTCGGCGCCATCGGGCGCGATGTGGCGATCCGGCTGAGCCAGACGGGCTTCGAGGTCCATGGCTGGAGCCGTAGCCCGAAGCAGATCGACGGCGTCGAGTGCCACCATGGCGACTCCGGACTGGACGATCTGCTCGGCCGGGTCGACACGCTGGTGACACTGCTTCCCGATACCGACCAGACGCGCGGCTTGATCGATGCCGAGCGCCTGGCCCGACTACCGGCGGGCGCCAGCCTGATCAACCCCGGACGAGGCGCGTTGGTCGATGAAAGCGCCCTGCTGGAGGCGCTGGGCAGCGGCGACGAGCCTGGCCACTTGCGTGGCGCACTGCTGGATGTCTTTCAGCAGGAGCCGCTGCCCCAGGATAGCCCACTGTGGAGCCATCCTCGCGTGTGGATCACGCCGCATATGGCCGCCCCGACGCCACTCAAGGAAGCCATCAATCAGGTGGAAGAACTCATTCGTGCCTTTGAAAAGGGCGAGGCGCTCGAAACGGTGGACCCGGCGGCAGGCTACTGA
- a CDS encoding aminotransferase — protein MSLHQDLIERDRQVTFHASTHLRDFAHGDAPGRVITGGKGINIVDKDGREFIDGFAGLYCVNIGYGRTEVAEAIYKQALELSYYHTYVGHSNEPQIELSERILKIAGMNMSKVYYGMSGSDANETQLKIVRYYNNVLGRPQKKKVISRMRGYHGSGIASGSLTGLKAFHDHFDLPIDTIRHTEAPHYYLRAAEQHGMTEREFSAFCADKLESMILDEGPDTVAAFIGEPVLGTGGIVPPPEGYWDAIQAVLAKYDVLLIADEVVCGFGRTGSDFGSHHYNMAPDLVTIAKGLTSAYQPLSGVIVGEKVWKVLEQGTGEFGPIGHGWTYSGHALGCAAGLANLDIIERENLVGNAAETGAYFQQQLKATFEGHPLLGDVRGVGLMAALEFSPDARERLHFDPALKVGPRVAAAALEENLIARAMPQGDILGFAPPLTINRGEVDEMIGRAKRAIDKVTDELVKSGELQGHAA, from the coding sequence ATGAGCTTGCATCAGGATTTGATCGAACGCGACCGCCAGGTCACCTTCCACGCCTCGACCCATCTGCGCGATTTCGCCCATGGCGATGCGCCGGGTCGGGTGATTACCGGCGGCAAGGGAATCAATATCGTCGACAAGGATGGCCGCGAGTTCATCGACGGTTTCGCCGGGCTTTACTGCGTCAACATCGGCTACGGGCGCACCGAAGTGGCCGAGGCAATCTACAAGCAGGCCCTTGAGCTCTCCTACTATCACACCTACGTGGGTCACTCGAACGAGCCGCAGATTGAGCTTTCCGAGCGCATTCTGAAAATCGCCGGGATGAACATGTCCAAGGTCTACTACGGCATGTCCGGTTCGGACGCCAACGAAACCCAGCTCAAGATCGTGCGCTACTACAACAACGTACTGGGCCGGCCGCAGAAGAAAAAGGTCATCTCGCGCATGCGCGGCTACCACGGCTCGGGTATCGCGTCGGGCTCGTTGACTGGCCTGAAGGCGTTTCACGACCATTTCGACCTGCCGATCGACACCATTCGCCATACCGAAGCGCCGCACTACTACCTGCGCGCCGCCGAACAGCACGGCATGACCGAGCGGGAATTTTCCGCGTTCTGCGCCGACAAGCTGGAGTCGATGATTCTTGATGAAGGCCCCGACACCGTCGCCGCCTTCATCGGCGAGCCGGTGCTGGGCACCGGCGGTATCGTGCCGCCGCCGGAGGGCTATTGGGACGCCATCCAGGCCGTGCTGGCCAAGTACGACGTGTTGCTGATCGCCGATGAAGTGGTGTGCGGCTTTGGCCGCACCGGCTCCGATTTCGGCAGCCACCACTACAACATGGCGCCTGACCTGGTCACCATCGCCAAGGGGTTGACCAGCGCCTACCAGCCGCTTTCCGGCGTCATCGTCGGCGAGAAGGTGTGGAAGGTGCTGGAGCAGGGAACCGGCGAATTCGGTCCCATCGGCCACGGCTGGACCTACTCCGGCCATGCGCTGGGTTGCGCGGCGGGGCTTGCCAACCTGGACATCATCGAGCGCGAAAATCTGGTGGGCAACGCCGCCGAGACCGGCGCCTACTTCCAGCAGCAACTCAAGGCCACCTTCGAAGGCCATCCGCTGCTGGGCGATGTGCGCGGTGTCGGCCTGATGGCGGCGCTGGAATTTTCACCCGATGCCCGCGAGCGTCTACACTTCGACCCGGCGCTGAAAGTCGGCCCGCGGGTTGCCGCCGCCGCCCTTGAAGAAAACCTGATCGCTCGGGCCATGCCGCAAGGGGATATTCTCGGCTTCGCGCCGCCACTGACCATCAATCGCGGCGAAGTGGACGAGATGATCGGCCGGGCCAAGCGCGCCATCGACAAGGTAACCGACGAGCTGGTCAAGTCAGGAGAGTTGCAGGGCCATGCCGCATGA
- a CDS encoding lysine exporter LysO family protein: MLTGLLIVLLPLFLGYLVPVRSTQVLALVNRGVNASVYIILLLMGISLAGLEDLASQFSRLGGSALVLFSIISVFNLAALWWLSRHLPLRVGDSPVVKNAPTSKWAAMQGSLLLVAVVAGGVLFGLLTGPVLDEMLFTTADLLAEWVLYALLVLIGCQLRNSGMPLKQILLNRMGLAIAVTLALSSLLAGLVAAPLLSLPWNEGLAMAAGFGWYSLSAILIGDQLGPLLGGVAFFNDLARELLAFILIPLVIHRHTALAIGYGGATSMDFTLPVIQQHGGVACVPIAVVSGFILSLLSPPLILFFLSLSG; this comes from the coding sequence ATGCTTACTGGCCTGCTCATTGTTCTGCTCCCGCTGTTTCTCGGTTACCTGGTTCCTGTTCGCTCGACGCAAGTTCTCGCGCTGGTCAATCGCGGCGTCAATGCCTCGGTTTACATCATTCTGTTGCTGATGGGCATCAGCCTCGCCGGGCTGGAAGACCTCGCCAGTCAGTTTTCCCGCCTGGGCGGCAGTGCGCTTGTGCTGTTCAGCATTATCTCGGTGTTCAACCTGGCGGCGCTTTGGTGGCTATCGCGCCATCTGCCGCTCAGGGTGGGCGATTCGCCGGTAGTGAAAAACGCCCCCACCAGCAAGTGGGCGGCAATGCAGGGGTCGCTGCTGCTGGTGGCCGTGGTGGCGGGCGGCGTCCTGTTCGGCTTGCTCACAGGCCCTGTGCTGGATGAGATGCTGTTCACTACAGCGGATCTGCTGGCGGAGTGGGTGCTTTATGCTTTGCTGGTGCTGATCGGTTGCCAATTGCGCAATTCCGGCATGCCGCTCAAGCAGATATTGCTCAACCGCATGGGGCTGGCGATTGCCGTCACGCTGGCGTTGAGTTCGCTGCTGGCGGGCCTGGTCGCCGCCCCGCTGCTGTCGCTTCCCTGGAACGAAGGCTTGGCCATGGCCGCCGGATTCGGCTGGTATTCGCTTTCGGCGATTTTGATAGGCGACCAGCTCGGCCCCCTGCTGGGCGGTGTGGCGTTTTTCAACGATCTTGCCCGGGAACTGCTGGCATTCATCCTGATTCCGCTGGTCATCCACCGACACACGGCACTGGCGATCGGCTACGGCGGCGCCACCTCGATGGACTTCACTCTACCGGTGATTCAGCAGCACGGCGGCGTGGCCTGCGTGCCCATCGCCGTCGTCAGCGGGTTCATTCTATCGCTGCTCTCCCCGCCGCTGATCCTGTTCTTTCTGTCGCTTTCGGGTTAG
- a CDS encoding Lrp/AsnC family transcriptional regulator — protein sequence MKLDRYDIKILEILSRDGRITKSKLAEAINLSVSPCWERVRRLEKAGIIQGYSARINSDVLVPRNVVWVQIELKQHNAESFLRFEALVQETPDVTECVAVGGGVDYLVKFEARSIDAYQRCIDSWLMSDVGIERYFTYIVTKAVKRAPHGIESDAL from the coding sequence ATGAAACTCGACCGTTACGACATCAAGATCCTGGAGATATTGTCCCGGGATGGGCGCATCACTAAGTCCAAGCTGGCCGAGGCAATCAACCTCTCGGTCAGTCCCTGCTGGGAGCGGGTGCGGCGCCTGGAAAAGGCCGGCATCATCCAGGGCTACAGCGCCCGTATCAATAGCGATGTGCTGGTGCCGCGCAACGTCGTTTGGGTGCAGATCGAGCTCAAGCAGCACAATGCGGAAAGCTTCCTGCGCTTCGAGGCGCTGGTCCAGGAGACTCCCGACGTCACCGAATGCGTGGCCGTGGGCGGCGGAGTGGATTACCTGGTCAAGTTCGAGGCGCGCTCGATCGACGCCTACCAGCGCTGTATCGATAGCTGGTTGATGTCGGATGTCGGGATCGAGCGCTATTTCACCTATATCGTGACCAAGGCGGTCAAACGAGCACCCCACGGCATCGAAAGCGACGCTCTGTAA